A region of Procambarus clarkii isolate CNS0578487 unplaced genomic scaffold, FALCON_Pclarkii_2.0 HiC_scaffold_113, whole genome shotgun sequence DNA encodes the following proteins:
- the LOC138360502 gene encoding histone H2A, whose product MSGRGKGGKVKGKSKSRSSRAGLQFPVGRIHRLLRKGNYAERVGAGAPVYLAAVMEYLAAEVLELAGNAARDNKKTRIIPRHLQLAIRNDEELNKLLSGVTIAQGGVLPNIQAVLLPKKTEKK is encoded by the coding sequence atgtcaggacgcggcaagggaggcaaagtgaagggcaagtcaaagtctcgctccagcagggccggacttcagttccccgtgggcagaattcaccgtctgctgcgtaaaggcaactacgccgaacgcgtcggtgctggcgctcctgtctacctggcagccgtcatggaatacctcgctgccgaagttctggagctcgccggtaacgccgcacgtgacaacaagaagacccgtatcatcccacgtcacttgcagttggccatccgcaacgacgaagaactcaacaaacttctgtctggcgtaaccattgcacagggaggtgttcttccaaacattcaggcagttcttttgccaaagaagacagagaagaagtaa